The window CCTACAGCAGGCTGCGCCAACCCCAAAGTGAACGCGGGTTTACTTCAACAACGGTGGTGTCCCTAACCGATTTCAAATTTCAATTTCAAAAGGGCTAGAGTGCTCCGCACCGCTGTCGCGAGGAGGATTACCCCCCTGCTGGGTGACGAGTGTTAGGGCCGCTATGACCCTACGGTTTGTCCGTAGGACAAGAGGCGTTGGCGTTCGTGGAACGCTCCGTTCGCACCTCCTCCCGTTAGAGTACCGTAGGCATAGCGGCCCCTTGGCCCAAATAAACTGACGATTTACACCATGGTTCAGCTTACAGAGCATTGCCGCGGGGGAGCACCTCTTCAGGGAACTCAAAGCGCTCATGCGGCTGATCCTGCGGCGCCATCCAGGCCCGGATCCCCTCGTTCAACAAGATGTTCTTCGTGTAGAACGTCTCAAACTCAGGGTCCTCCGCCGCCCGCGTCTCCTGACTGATAAAGTCATACGCCCGCAGGTTCAACGCCAACCCCACAACCCCAATGCTGGCCATCCACAGACCCGTCACCGGCACAAACAACATGAAAAAGTGCAGCCACCGCTTGTTGGAAAACGCAATCCCAAATATCTGGCTCCAAAACCGGTTCGCCGTCACCATCGAATAGGTCTCTTCCGACTGGGTTGGTTCAAACGCCCGGAAGGTGCTCGCTCCTTCCCCATCCCGGAACAGGGTGTTCTCCACCGTCGCCCCATGAATGGCACACAGCAGCGCTCCTCCCAACACACCCGCTACTCCCATCATGTGGAACGGGTTCAAGGTCCAGTTGTGGAACCCTTGGAAAAACAGCAGAAACCGGAAAATCCCTGCTACCCCAAAGCTGGGGGCAAAAAACCAGCTGCTCTGCCCCAAGGGGTACATCAAAAACACGCTCACAAACACCGCAATCGGGGCACTGAAGGCGATGGCGTTGTAGGGGCGTACCCCCACCAAGCGGGCAATCTCAAATTGCCGCAGCATGAAGCCAATCAGGCCAAAGGCTCCGTGCAAAGCCACAAAGGTCCACAGACCCCCGATTTGGCACCAACGGGTGAAGTCCCCTTGCGCTTCCGGGCCCCACAACAGCAACAGGCTGTGGCCCATGCTGTCGGCAGGCGTGGAAACTGCCACCGTCAGAAAGTTGGCCCCCTCCAAGTAGGAACTGGCCAACCCGTGGGTGTACCAGGAGGTCACAAAGGTGGTGCCGGTCAGCCAGCCCCCCAAGGCCAAGTAGGCGCAGGGAAACAGCAACAGGCCGGACCAGCCGATAAACACAAATCTGTCGCGCTTGAGCCAGTCGTCGACGATGTCGAACCATCCTCGCTCCTGACGCACGCGTCCTACCGCTATGGTCATAAGATGAGTTTCTCCGGAATAACAACGCATGAAGCATGAAGTGCAATTCGGCAGTACCCAGGATTTCTGAGCAGCACCGTTTTTCTATCTTACGAAATATCAAGAAATCGCAACACAATCTCAGAATAATGCTCGGTAGCCGCTCACCCAGTGCAGGGATCCCTTCTGTTTTAGGATGGGGAGGGTTTCGGCTAAGAGCGGCTGGGCCGGGATCCGGAACGACACGGAGGTCACTGTGGTTCAAGCCAGGATTTTGTTCGCGTCGGCTGAGGCAGCACCACTGGCCAAGGTGGGAGGAATGGCAGATGTGGTGGGATCCCTGCCCTCGGTTTTGCGGGGGTTCGGCCAGGATGTACGTATTATCATGCCCTTCTACGGATTTCTATGGGAACAATTTGGTGAAGAACCAGGACAATACCGGCGCTCCAAGGAGCCGATTTGGGCTAAACAAGTGATGGGTCAGGTGGCAGAGATCTATGAAAGTGTTCTGCCTGGCACGGATGTACCCTTATACCTGGTGAGCCACTATTGCTTTGCTCCCCATCGTATTTATTACGGGGAGGATGAGTTTTGGCGCTTCACCTTTTTTGCCAATGCTGTCGCTGAATTCGCCTGGACCTATTACCCTTGGAAGCCCAACATCATCCACTGCCACGATTGGCACACGGCCATGATCCCGGCCTGGATGCACCAAGCCTCTGATATTGGTACGGTCTTCACCATTCACAACTTGGCCTACCAAGGGCCTTGGCGCTGGCAACTGGAACGCATGACCTGGATACCTTGGTACTTTTCCGCCCACAACGCCATGGCCGCTGGAATCCTTTATGCTGATCAGGTAAATACCGTTTCTCCCACTTATGCGATGGAGATCCGCACCCCTTTACACGGTGAAGGCTTACAGGATCTGCTGGCCTGGAAAGGGGAACGCCTGCGGGGGATCCTGAATGGCATTGATCTGGACAAGGTGGATCCCAGTACGGATCCGGCTCTGGAAGCCACCTTTAGCCTCTCAGATTTGCGGGGAAGGGCAGTCAACAAAGCAGCCCTACAGACTCAAACGGGTTTAGCGGTTAATCCCGAGGTCTTCACACTGGGGATGGTAGCCCGTTTGGTGGAGCAAAAGGGCATTGATCTGTTAATCCAAGCTCTGGATCGCTTTTTGGCCTACAGCGATGCCCAATGTGTGGTGCTGGGTAGCGGTGAAGCCTACTATGAGGGTCGGATACGGGAAATGGCCGAGCGGCATCCTGGCAAGATGTCCTATCAGCAGGGTTACCAACCGAAGTTAGCGCAATTGATCTACGGGGGAGCGGATGCTTTTCTGATGCCCAGCCGCTTTGAGCCTTGTGGCATTAGCCAGATGATCGCCATGCGCTACGGTTGTGTGCCGATCGTGCGGCGAACCGGTGGGCTGGTGGATACCGTGAGCCATCATGTGCCCAGCAAAGGGATAGGTACGGGTTACTGTTTTGACCGCTACGAAGCCCTAGACTTTTATACTTGTCTGGCGCGGGCCTGGGAGGCTTTCCAGCACAAGGAAACCTGGCAAGCTCTGCAAAAGCGGGGCATGGCCACCGATTTTAGTTGGCAGCGATCCGCTCTGGAATACCTGCGTATGTACGAGCTTATCCTCAACCTGCCATTGCTACCGGAAGCAACCCCCTCCAAGGGATCCGAACCCGTTCAGGGCAACTCCCACAGTAAAATCACCCACGACTCAAATCCTCCTAGCCCCGCGAAGCCCCGCTCTACTTTCCCTAAACGTTAAGTTTTGGGCTAGGTTCCGCTGACTAGTGGGATCCCGATGGCGGTGATGAGAGTGAGGTAGATTAGAACGGGTCAAAAAAGGTTATGAGGACTACCTGCACATGATTCGATATGGGTTTGACTTCCTGCGCCGTTCCTGGACACGTCTGTTTTTTGGACTGTTTTTGGGCCTTGCGCTTGGGGTCGGTTCCAGCTTTTGGGCCACCGCCCAGCAATTGTCTGCTCCCTCTGGGCAACAACTCATTCCCAATCCACAACAGTTCCGGGCTTTAGAGCAACCTGGCAGCACCCTCAGCGTTTTACGAGCCGAACAACTGGCTGCAGAAGCCGATGCTGCTTTGCAAGCGCAAAACTACGACCGGGCTGCCGAACTCCTACAACAGGTGTTCGATGCTTATAACCAACGCTCCAACTATCACCAGGATCTGTCGCGGGCCTTCGCCGGGATCCAAAACCGCATTTCGGAAGAACAGCGGGAACTCGCCCGTATTGCCGCTCAAGAACGGGATCAAGCCGCCTACGATTTGGCCGTTGTCTACCGCGCCTCGGGCCGCCCAGAAGAAGCAGTGGGACGGCTGATACAGGTGATCAGCAGCCAAGGCCCAACCCGCGAACTGGGTACCCAAGCCTATCAGCAGTTGCTGGAAATTGGCTTCGTCAGCACCCCCTTCCCCAACTAGAGCCAGTCTGTCAGGTCACGGTAAAAAGCCAGAGTGGTTTGCCCGTAGGTGCGCTGGTCAGACCGCAGCAGGGATCCCACCTGTTCGGGGAGGTCGTAACCAGTGCGATGCTCGACGATTAGGATCCCTTGTTCCGGCTTGAGCAGGGGTGGAATGAGAGGCAGCAGGGGAGCATACAGCCCCGCCTCATAGGGGGGAGCAAAATAAACGTAGTCGAAGGGATCCCATGTCAATCCGCGATTGAGCAGTTTACGGGCATCCCCCTGAATCACCTGAAACGATTGCTCCGGCTGTGCCACTTTCGCCCAGTTGGCCCGAATAATCCGGCAGGCAGGGGCAGCAATTTCGATCCCTGCCACGAAAGCAGCCCCCTGACAGAGGGCTTCTGCTCCTATTGTTCCAGCTCCACAGCAGAGATCCAGCCAGCGGCAGCCTTCCACCCGCCCTTGCAAGATGTTGAACAACGCCTGCCGTACCCGAGAAGGCGTGGGCCGGGTCGCCAAACCCTCTGGGGTTTGCAATTCTCGTTTGCCGCTAATTCGTAAGCT of the Thermostichus vulcanus str. 'Rupite' genome contains:
- the psbD gene encoding photosystem II D2 protein (photosystem q(a) protein), which encodes MTIAVGRVRQERGWFDIVDDWLKRDRFVFIGWSGLLLFPCAYLALGGWLTGTTFVTSWYTHGLASSYLEGANFLTVAVSTPADSMGHSLLLLWGPEAQGDFTRWCQIGGLWTFVALHGAFGLIGFMLRQFEIARLVGVRPYNAIAFSAPIAVFVSVFLMYPLGQSSWFFAPSFGVAGIFRFLLFFQGFHNWTLNPFHMMGVAGVLGGALLCAIHGATVENTLFRDGEGASTFRAFEPTQSEETYSMVTANRFWSQIFGIAFSNKRWLHFFMLFVPVTGLWMASIGVVGLALNLRAYDFISQETRAAEDPEFETFYTKNILLNEGIRAWMAPQDQPHERFEFPEEVLPRGNAL
- the glgA gene encoding glycogen synthase GlgA, with translation MVQARILFASAEAAPLAKVGGMADVVGSLPSVLRGFGQDVRIIMPFYGFLWEQFGEEPGQYRRSKEPIWAKQVMGQVAEIYESVLPGTDVPLYLVSHYCFAPHRIYYGEDEFWRFTFFANAVAEFAWTYYPWKPNIIHCHDWHTAMIPAWMHQASDIGTVFTIHNLAYQGPWRWQLERMTWIPWYFSAHNAMAAGILYADQVNTVSPTYAMEIRTPLHGEGLQDLLAWKGERLRGILNGIDLDKVDPSTDPALEATFSLSDLRGRAVNKAALQTQTGLAVNPEVFTLGMVARLVEQKGIDLLIQALDRFLAYSDAQCVVLGSGEAYYEGRIREMAERHPGKMSYQQGYQPKLAQLIYGGADAFLMPSRFEPCGISQMIAMRYGCVPIVRRTGGLVDTVSHHVPSKGIGTGYCFDRYEALDFYTCLARAWEAFQHKETWQALQKRGMATDFSWQRSALEYLRMYELILNLPLLPEATPSKGSEPVQGNSHSKITHDSNPPSPAKPRSTFPKR
- the rsmD gene encoding 16S rRNA (guanine(966)-N(2))-methyltransferase RsmD; this translates as MSLRISGKRELQTPEGLATRPTPSRVRQALFNILQGRVEGCRWLDLCCGAGTIGAEALCQGAAFVAGIEIAAPACRIIRANWAKVAQPEQSFQVIQGDARKLLNRGLTWDPFDYVYFAPPYEAGLYAPLLPLIPPLLKPEQGILIVEHRTGYDLPEQVGSLLRSDQRTYGQTTLAFYRDLTDWL